The region AGACAGttacgtggataggacaagtttggagggatatggaccaaacacaggcaggtgggactagtgtagctgggacatgttggttggtgtgggcaagttgggccgaagggcctggttacacactgtatcgctctatgattaacacaaagtgctgaagtaactcagcgggtcaggcagcatctctggagaacatgtataggtgacatttcagagtgctggagtaactcagcgggtcaggcaacatctctggatacaaggaatgggtgacgtttcggatcggtactgaagatgggtcttgaccctgaaacattacccataccttccagcattttgtgtctacctaaacagcaCATCCACATggtggtgtgccagcaggctggaggagtgggcaaaggccttgccgcagagtgggcaggtgaaggggcgctggccggtgtggactcgccggtgctccagcaggtggtcaagccgGGTGAAGCCCGTGCCAcattcagcgcacacaaagggtctctctccggtgtgaaccgctggtgctcctgcagcccCCGTGATcatttgtcacagtgggagcagctgctcgccggcatgGGTcctccggtgctgccgcaacccccgcgagctgtcaaactcctcaccgcagtacgggcagtcgtagggctggccactggtgtgcacgctcTGGTGAGACAGGGTGCGGgaagccatggcaaagcgctctccacacaccgggctggggacgggacggtcgccggcgtgcacccgctggtgggacagcagcttggaggagcgagtgaagcccttgccacactggacgCAGGTAAAGGGGCGCTCgcgggtgtgggtgcgctggtgctccagcaggctgctggactgagtgaagcccttgccacactgggcgcaggtgtaggggcgctcgccggtgtgggtgcgctggtggtacagcaggctgtcggagcggctgaagcccttgccgcagtcgctgcaggtgtagggccgttccccggtgtggatgcgctggtgggacagcaggtgactggacttactgaagcccttgccgcactgggcgcaggtgtatgggcgcttgccggtgtgggtgcgctggtggtacagcaggctgtcggagcggctgaagtccttgccgcagtcgctgcaggtgtagggccgttccccggtgtgggtgcgctggtgggacagcaggctggtggactgggtgaagcccttaccgcactgggagcaggtgtagggacgctcgccggtgtgggtgtgttGATGCCCCAGCAGGTTTCtgaagcgggtgaagcccttgccgcattcgCTGCAAGTATAGGGCCGCTCCCCAgggtgcaggcgcctgtgcaccttcaggtccggcgacgacttgaagccttttccgcagtcagagcaggtgaagggcagctcactgctgtgcacccgccggtgctcctGCAGCCCATACAAccgggtaaagctcttgccgcaggtggagcagccatagggcttctcgcccgtgtgcatccGCCGGTGCACCTGCAGCCCATACAACCgggtaaagctcttgccacaggtggagcagccatagggcttctcgcccgtgtgcactttTCGGTGTCTCTTCAGGTTATTCgccatcttgaagctcttgccgcagtcggagcaggtgaagggcctctcaccGGAGTGCACACTCTTGTGCCGCTGCAGGTTTTCATAGCGGGCGAAGCTCTTGCCACACtctgagcagtcgaaggggcgttctcctgtgtgcacccgctggtggatctCCAGCAGACTCGGGCtccgccaggccttgccacacacgtcgcactcataaagcTTCTCCTGGTT is a window of Amblyraja radiata isolate CabotCenter1 unplaced genomic scaffold, sAmbRad1.1.pri scaffold_433_ctg1, whole genome shotgun sequence DNA encoding:
- the LOC116969950 gene encoding gastrula zinc finger protein XlCGF7.1-like, producing MEDHTTGHNQEKLYECDVCGKAWRSPSLLEIHQRVHTGERPFDCSECGKSFARYENLQRHKSVHSGERPFTCSDCGKSFKMANNLKRHRKVHTGEKPYGCSTCGKSFTRLYGLQVHRRMHTGEKPYGCSTCGKSFTRLYGLQEHRRVHSSELPFTCSDCGKGFKSSPDLKVHRRLHPGERPYTCSECGKGFTRFRNLLGHQHTHTGERPYTCSQCGKGFTQSTSLLSHQRHSRNYLL